A portion of the Lolium rigidum isolate FL_2022 chromosome 1, APGP_CSIRO_Lrig_0.1, whole genome shotgun sequence genome contains these proteins:
- the LOC124654452 gene encoding probable CCR4-associated factor 1 homolog 11 — translation MFSMFPPPPASFHGRVPPAQTTDHPVPMPAPHVPVLVHPVWAWSFHQEAARLRHFAEGARYVAVNVHYPGLVHHPGKDQDALTDEKRYPILKANVDALKPLQVGIAVCDRDGKSEAWEFNLRDFRRHSDPHDASSLAYLAGRGLDVDTFANHGVDAWSLGAMLLSYSGLIGPWRGLSWVTYTGAYHVAYLLKIVTGGCPLPNDVAGFVSAVRHFLGDQVYDVAGMAADCPKLPVGLERIAAHLGFHPPWNSPRLAAAAGVRALQVFRSLEDGELRGKVSRYRGLLQGLHH, via the coding sequence ATGTTTTCGAtgtttccgccgccgccggcttctTTCCACGGCCGCGTGCCTCCGGCGCAGACCACGGACCACCCCGTCCCCATGCCGGCACCACACGTCCCCGTCCTGGTGCACCCCGTGTGGGCCTGGAGCTTCCACCAAGAGGCGGCCAGGCTCCGCCACTTTGCCGAGGGCGCCCGGTACGTCGCCGTCAACGTGCACTACCCGGGCCTCGTCCACCATCCCGGCAAGGACCAAGACGCCCTCACCGACGAGAAGCGCTACCCCATCCTCAAGGCCAACGTGGACGCCCTCAAGCCGCTCCAGGTTGGGATCGCCGTCTGCGACCGCGACGGCAAGAGCGAAGCTTGGGAGTTCAACCTCCGGGACTTCCGCCGCCACTCTGATCCGCACGACGCGAGCTCCCTAGCCTACCTCGCCGGCCGTGGCCTCGACGTGGACACGTTCGCGAACCACGGCGTCGACGCCTGGAGCCTCGGCGCCATGCTGCTGAGTTACTCCGGCCTCATCGGGCCCTGGCGCGGTCTGTCGTGGGTCACCTACACCGGAGCCTACCACGTCGCCTACCTGCTCAAGATCGTCACCGGTGGCTGCCCGCTACCGAACGACGTGGCCGGGTTCGTCAGCGCGGTGCGGCACTTCCTCGGCGACCAGGTCTACGACGTCGCGGGGATGGCGGCTGACTGCCCGAAGTTGCCCGTTGGGCTGGAGCGCATCGCCGCCCACCTCGGCTTCCATCCGCCCTGGAACAGCCCcaggctcgccgccgccgccggcgtacgCGCGCTCCAGGTGTTCAGGAGCTTGGAGGACGGAGAGCTCCGAGGCAAGGTCAGCAGATACAGAGGCCTGCTTCAAGGCCTGCATCACTAG